The Lampris incognitus isolate fLamInc1 chromosome 7, fLamInc1.hap2, whole genome shotgun sequence genome window below encodes:
- the gpr184 gene encoding G protein-coupled receptor 184, producing MDFYNRTENNGLTSKSVTMNNTCVNVGESHIGDFLMAVYILVFILGLIVNILTFGPIYQQVRGQNILGIYLLCLSFSDLLFILTMPLWINYYYQDHHWKLGPISCSIAGFFYYTNMYISIFLLCCISVDRCLVVNFPIRFKAYRTSCHTWAVCIFVYILVGALHILVLVNDNLKDAHDEKNNNDRCYETYPMERPVAFFNLLRVGLGFVIPLLILGVSYWKLLATVRQSPGLTAPAKRKVRLLSYGVIGIFSVCFAPYHILLLARSLVFYLSTNSTIQSGYCQFEQNLHFYFSCSLALSSLNCVVDPVLYVLVSDGVREEMKLTWGRKKKTKRGYPLETYNRRTTATKFI from the coding sequence ATGGACTTCTATAATCGGACTGAAAACAATGGCTTAACAAGCAAATCTGTAACAATGAACAACACATGTGTGAATGTTGGTGAAAGTCATATTGGTGACTTCCTGATGGCAGTCTACATCCTGGTCTTTATCTTAGGTTTAATCGTCAATATCTTGACTTTTGGCCCCATTTACCAACAAGTACGAGGCCAGAACATTCTGGGCATCTACCTTCTTTGTCTGTCCTTTTCTgacctgctcttcatcctcaccatGCCTCTGTGGATCAACTACTATTACCAGGACCACCACTGGAAGCTAGGTCCCATCTCCTGCAGCATAGCTGGCTTCTTCTACTACACCAACATGTACATCAGCATCTTCCTGCTCTGTTGCATCTCGGTTGACCGCTGCCTGGTGGTCAACTTTCCCATTCGCTTCAAGGCCTACCGCACCTCGTGCCACACCTGGGCAGTGTGCATATTTGTCTACATCCTCGTGGGGGCCCTCCACATCCTGGTACTGGTCAATGACAATCTGAAGGATGCCCATGATGAGAAGAATAACAATGACCGCTGTTATGAGACCTATCCCATGGAAAGGCCGGTGGCCTTCTTCAATCTGCTAAGGGTGGGGCTGGGTTTCGTGATTCCCCTTCTGATTCTCGGTGTTAGCTACTGGAAGTTGCTGGCCACCGTCAGACAGAGCCCTGGTCTGACTGCCCCAGCAAAAAGGAAGGTGCGTTTGCTCTCCTATGGGGTGATTGGTATCTTTTCCGTCTGTTTTGCGCCATACCACATCCTCCTGCTAGCACGCTCCCTGGTCTTCTATCTCAGCACAAACTCAACAATTCAAAGTGGATACTGTCAGTTTGAGCAAAACTTGCACTTCTACTTTTCATGCTCACTAGCTCTGTCCAGTCTGAACTGTGTAGTGGACCCTGTGCTCTATGTTCTGGTGAGTGATGGGGTCCGAGAGGAGATGAAACTGACTTGggggagaaagaaaaagacaaagagaGGGTATCCTCTGGAAACATACAATAGAAGGACTACAGCTACAAAATTCATATGA